Proteins from a genomic interval of Neodiprion lecontei isolate iyNeoLeco1 chromosome 2, iyNeoLeco1.1, whole genome shotgun sequence:
- the LOC107216517 gene encoding peptidoglycan-recognition protein SC2 translates to MSRFANYKSIIVVLSTIGSLAIGTPIKLSEEAISTTPSKAAGMSNCPRIVSRSEWRARSPTEEYLPMVVSPSSYVVAHHGGIPHYCYDETTCANIVRSYQDLHMDVNTWADIGYHFVIGGDGNVYEGRGWDHVGAHCPGYNGQGIGICIIGDYTSRMPNNASLEAFQSLIDCGISLGKVKPDYKLIGHRQGRDTQCPGETFYAHIKTMPHWEPNPVPLWGVSGKGVFKPGTKTANLTGTQRWTGLIALGVPMATSTRVGDGTIAEKAALNAAKKLIKCGVDSGKINKTYVLLAHKQVAQTACPGNKLFNVIKK, encoded by the exons ATGAGTCGGTTTGCTAATTACAAATCGATCATTGTGGTCTTGAGTACAATCGGCTCTCTGGCGATTGGAACTCCCATCAAACTTTCCGAAGAAGCAATTTCCACCACACCAAGTAAGG CAGCCGGGATGTCTAACTGTCCGAGAATAGTGAGCCGCAGCGAATGGCGAGCCCGTTCACCAACGGAGGAATACTTGCCAATGGTGGTATCACCCTCATCCTACGTAGTGGCGCACCATGGAGGAATACCCCATTACTGTTACGACGAAACAACTTGCGCCAACATCGTCCGGAGCTACCAAGACCTTCACATGGACGTGAACACATGGGCCGACATCGGGTACCACTTCGTGATCGGCGGGGATGGAAACGTCTACGAAGGCAGAGGGTGGGACCACGTTGGCGCCCATTGCCCAGGGTACAACGGTCAAGGAATCGGGATCTGCATAATCGGCGATTATACCT CACGCATGCCTAACAACGCGTCCCTGGAAGCTTtccaatcgctcatcgactgCGGTATTTCCCTGGGGAAGGTCAAGCCAGATTACAAGCTCATCGGGCACCGGCAGGGCCGGGACACTCAGTGTCCGGGGGAAACGTTTTACGCTCATATTAAGACGATGCCGCACTGGGAGCCGAATCCCGTGCCCTTGTGGGGCGTTTCGGGAAAGGGTGTCTTCAAGCCGGGTACGAAGACCGCGAACCTCACCGGGACGCAGAGATGGACGGGCCTTATTGCCTTGGGAGTGCC GATGGCAACGTCTACGAGGGTCGGGGATGGAACAATCGCAGAAAAGGCCGCGTTGAATGCTGCGAAGAAATTGATCAAATGCGGGGTTGACTCGGGCAAGATAAACAAGACTTACGTTCTTCTGGCACACAAGCAAGTTGCACAAACTGCCTGTCCAGGCAACAAGCTCTTCAACGTGATAAAGAAATAG
- the LOC107216493 gene encoding transcription initiation factor TFIID subunit 5, translating to MDNEKSTMLAVLQLLRKYNLKGTEELFRKEANLTDVSAEDSQQTDSEVSSVLSAYKSEGDPALYEKAYTELKKFVEGALDIYKHELGTILYPVLVHMYLELVYNNHSGEAKQLLEKFSGNLEEYYQEDLKRLSNVTKREQIAGNELTDTFKSNQFIIRMSRDTLSILKRHLQEKKHSILLNIIQEHLYFDMYEGVARNKQQIEATSGAVVGEATRQDNKAKVYYGLLKEPDIQCVPPAEEEEDDGGGEGGDKPKKKKAKKDPLFSKKTKSDPNAPPVGRMPLPNLKDADKLEKVKALREASKRVVLGPDSLPSICFYTLLNSVHSVTAAEVAEDSSLLAIGFSDSAVKVWSLVPQKLRLMKSGDQLQDIDREADDVLVRMMDDRTAESSRTLYGHSGPIYSLSFSPDRNLLLSSSEDTTVRLWSLHTWTCVVCYKGHLFPVWSVRFSPHGYYFATGSHDKTARLWATDAHQPLRIFSGHYSDVDVVQFHPNSNYVATGSSDRTVRLWDCVTGGQVRLMTGHKGPIYSLAFSAEGRFLATAGADNRVLIWDLAHGHLVAALSSHTATVHCLFFSRDGNILVSGSLDSTLKLWDFTKLAEEMSLEDVNVSHNPDVKTCVETYLLRTFPTKNSPVLTLHFSRRNLLLAVGMFEVS from the exons ATGGACAACGAGAAAAGCACAATGCTTGCAGTATTGCAGCTGTTACGGAAATACAATTTAAAG GGTACCGAGGAGTTATTTAGAAAGGAAGCAAACTTGACGGATGTTTCAGCTGAGGATAGTCAACAAACTGATTCTGAAGTTAGCAGCGTACTATCAGCTTACAAAAGCGAGGGTGATCCAGCGCTGTATGAGAAAGCCTATACCGAACTTAAGAAATTCGTCGAAGGAGCTCTGGATATTTACAAG CATGAACTTGGCACAATATTGTATCCGGTATTGGTTCACATGTACCTGGAACTTGTTTACAACAACCATTCAGGAGAAGCAAAACAGCTGCTGGAGAAGTTCAGTGGTAATTTGGAGGAATATTACCAGGAGGATCTGAAGCGATTGTCAAATGTCACAAAACGGGAACAGATTGCTGGTAATGAGCTGACGGATACTTTCAA GTCTAACCAGTTTATTATAAGGATGTCCCGAGACACGCTTTCCATACTCAAGCGGCATCttcaagagaaaaaacatAGCATTTTGCTCAATATTATTCAAGAGCATCTTTACTTTGATATGTACGAAGGTGTCGCTCGGAACAAGCAACAGATTGAAGCAACGTCAGGCGCTGTTGTGGGGGAAGCTACGCGGCAAG ATAACAAGGCTAAAGTCTATTATGGGCTTTTAAAGGAACCAGATATTCAGTGCGTCCCGCCGGctgaggaagaagaagacgatgGCGGTGGGGAGGGAGGAGATAaaccaaagaaaaagaaagcaaaaaaagatCCACTCTTTTCTAAGAAAACTAAATCAGACCCTAATGCACCTCCGGTCGGAAGAATGCCCCTACCAAATtt GAAAGATGCTGATAAACTGGAGAAGGTTAAAGCATTGAGAGAGGCTTCAAAGAGAGTGGTATTGGGGCCAGACAGTCTTCCGTCAATATGCTTCTATACTTTATTGAATTCAGTACACAG CGTTACTGCTGCAGAAGTCGCAGAAGATTCCAGTTTGCTGGCCATTGGCTTCAGTGATTCCGCAGTAAAAGTATGGAGCCTGGTTCCACAAAAATTAAGACTGATGAAAAGTGGGGATCAATTACAAGACATCGACCGCGAAGCTG ACGATGTACTTGTGAGAATGATGGACGACAGGACAGCTGAATCGTCGAGAACCCTATATGGACACAGCGGACCTATTTATAGTTTGTCGTTTAGCCCAGACAGAAATTTACTACTATCTTCATCAGAGGACACCACAG TAAGGCTATGGTCTCTTCATACGTGGACCTGTGTTGTTTGCTACAAGGGTCACCTGTTCCCTGTTTGGTCAGTGAGATTCTCACCACATGGTTACTATTTCGCGACAGGTTCCCACGACAAGACTGCAAGACTCTGGGCAACTGACGCTCATCAGCCTCTCCGAATTTTTTCCGGGCATTACTCAGATGTCGAT GTCGTACAATTCCatccaaattcaaattacgttGCTACGGGATCCAGCGACCGGACAGTCAGACTGTGGGACTGTGTTACTGGAGGTCAGGTGCGGTTGATGACCGGCCACAAAGGTCCGATATATTCCCTAGCATTTTCCGCGGAAGGTCGCTTCCTGGCGACTGCGGGTGCCGATAACAGAGTCCTGATTTGGGATTTAGCGCACGGACATTTGGTCGCAGCCTTATCCAGCCATACAGCCACAGTACATTGCTTGTTCTTCAGTAGAGACGGTAATATCTTAGTGTCAGGATCCCTCGATTCGACACTGAAGCTTTGGGACTTTACCAAACTTGCTGAAGAAATGAGCTTGGAGGACGTTAACGTCTCGCATAATCCTGACGTCAAAACATGCGTCGAGACCTACCTCCTACGAACTTTTCCGACAAAAAATTCACCCGTTCTCACCCTCCACTTTTCGCGAAGAAATCTTCTACTAGCAGTCGGTATGTTCGAAGTATCTTAG
- the LOC107216494 gene encoding enolase isoform X2: MPIQSIKARQIYDSRGNPTVEVDLVTENGLFRAAVPSGASTGVHEALELRDNDKSKYHGKSVFKAVDNINKIIAPQLIKANLEVTQQVDIDNLLLKIDGTPNKSTLGANAILGVSLAVCKAGAVKKGIPLYKYIAELAGNPEIILPVPAFNVINGGSHAGNKLAMQEFMILPVGAANFTEAMKMGSEVYHYLKAGIKKKFGLDATAVGDEGGFAPNILDNKEALNLIIDAIKTAGYEGKIKIGMDVAASEFFKDGKYDLDFKNPASDPSKFLEPQALQNLYLDFVKEFPIVSIEDPFDQDDWASWTSITAATPIQIVGDDLTVTNPIRIQKAVDSKACNCLLLKVNQIGSVTESINAHKLAKSNGWGTMVSHRSGETEDTFIADLVVGLSTGQIKTGAPCRSERLAKYNQILRIEEELGAAAKYAGEKFRNPTA, translated from the exons ATGCCTATCCAAAGCATCAAGGCCCGTCAGATCTACGACTCACGTGGAAACCCAACTGTTGAG GTTGATTTGGTTACTGAAAATGGATTGTTTCGCGCTGCAGTGCCGTCTGGTGCCTCGACCGGAGTTCATGAAGCTTTAGAACTTCGTGACAACGACAAGTCCAAGTACCATGGAAAATCTGTCTTTAAGGCTGTTGATAACATTAACAAGATCATCGCTCCTCAACTTATCAAG GCTAACCTAGAAGTCACTCAGCAAGTGGATATTGACAACCTACTACTCAAGATTGACGGAACCCCAAATAAATCGACACTTGGAGCTAACGCAATCCTTGGTGTTTCCCTTGCTGTTTGCAAGGCTGGCGCTGTTAAGAAGGGAATTCCCCTTTACAA GTATATCGCAGAGTTGGCAGGAAATCCTGAGATTATTCTTCCAGTACCTGCCTTCAATGTTATCAACGGAGGGTCTCATGCTGGCAACAAACTCGCTATGCAAGAGTTCATGATTCTGCCTGTAGGTGCAGCAAACTTCACTGAGGCGATGAAAATGGGCAGTGAAGTTTATCATTACCTCAAGGCAGGCATCAAGAAGAAGTTTGGACTTGATGCTACCGCCGTTGGTGATGAGGGTGGATTTGCGCCCAACATTCTGGACAACAAGGAAGCTCTAAATCTTATCATCGATGCTATCAAG ACTGCCGGATACGAAGGCAAGATCAAGATTGGCATGGATGTCGCCGCATCTGAATTCTTCAAAGATGGAAAGTATGATTTGGACTTCAAGAACCCAGCCTCAGATCCTAGCAAATTCCTAGAGCCACAGGCTCTGCAAAATCTGTACCTTGACTTCGTTAAAGAGTTCCCAATTGTCTCAATTGAGGATCCGTTTGACCAAGATGATTGGGCATCTTGGACCTCTATCACTGCTGCAACACCTATTCAGATCGTTGGAGACGATCTCACAGTGACTAATCCCATCCG caTCCAGAAGGCTGTCGACTCCAAAGCCTGCAACTGTTTGCTGCTGAAGGTCAACCAAATTGGTAGTGTTACCGAATCTATCAATGCTCACAAGCTAGCGAAGAGCAACGGATGGGGAACCATGGTGTCTCATCGATCGGGAGAAACTGAGGACACCTTCATTGCTGATCTAGTAGTTGGTCTTTCTACCGGCCAGATTAAAACCGGAGCCCCATGCCGCTCGGAGCGTCTTGCAAAGTACAACCAGATTCTTCGTATTGAAGAGGAGCTTGGAGCTGCTGCGAAATATGCTGGAGAGAAATTCCGCAACCCCACCGCCTAA
- the LOC107216494 gene encoding enolase isoform X1: protein MWFVQAGLRASSISRNFTVSWSSKYSSCSKANNMPIQSIKARQIYDSRGNPTVEVDLVTENGLFRAAVPSGASTGVHEALELRDNDKSKYHGKSVFKAVDNINKIIAPQLIKANLEVTQQVDIDNLLLKIDGTPNKSTLGANAILGVSLAVCKAGAVKKGIPLYKYIAELAGNPEIILPVPAFNVINGGSHAGNKLAMQEFMILPVGAANFTEAMKMGSEVYHYLKAGIKKKFGLDATAVGDEGGFAPNILDNKEALNLIIDAIKTAGYEGKIKIGMDVAASEFFKDGKYDLDFKNPASDPSKFLEPQALQNLYLDFVKEFPIVSIEDPFDQDDWASWTSITAATPIQIVGDDLTVTNPIRIQKAVDSKACNCLLLKVNQIGSVTESINAHKLAKSNGWGTMVSHRSGETEDTFIADLVVGLSTGQIKTGAPCRSERLAKYNQILRIEEELGAAAKYAGEKFRNPTA from the exons ATGTGGTTCGTGCAAGCCGGACTCCGCGCCTCCTCGATCAGCCGAAATTTCACCGTCAGCTGGAG TTCCAAATACAGCTCCTGCTCCAAGGCAAACAATATGCCTATCCAAAGCATCAAGGCCCGTCAGATCTACGACTCACGTGGAAACCCAACTGTTGAG GTTGATTTGGTTACTGAAAATGGATTGTTTCGCGCTGCAGTGCCGTCTGGTGCCTCGACCGGAGTTCATGAAGCTTTAGAACTTCGTGACAACGACAAGTCCAAGTACCATGGAAAATCTGTCTTTAAGGCTGTTGATAACATTAACAAGATCATCGCTCCTCAACTTATCAAG GCTAACCTAGAAGTCACTCAGCAAGTGGATATTGACAACCTACTACTCAAGATTGACGGAACCCCAAATAAATCGACACTTGGAGCTAACGCAATCCTTGGTGTTTCCCTTGCTGTTTGCAAGGCTGGCGCTGTTAAGAAGGGAATTCCCCTTTACAA GTATATCGCAGAGTTGGCAGGAAATCCTGAGATTATTCTTCCAGTACCTGCCTTCAATGTTATCAACGGAGGGTCTCATGCTGGCAACAAACTCGCTATGCAAGAGTTCATGATTCTGCCTGTAGGTGCAGCAAACTTCACTGAGGCGATGAAAATGGGCAGTGAAGTTTATCATTACCTCAAGGCAGGCATCAAGAAGAAGTTTGGACTTGATGCTACCGCCGTTGGTGATGAGGGTGGATTTGCGCCCAACATTCTGGACAACAAGGAAGCTCTAAATCTTATCATCGATGCTATCAAG ACTGCCGGATACGAAGGCAAGATCAAGATTGGCATGGATGTCGCCGCATCTGAATTCTTCAAAGATGGAAAGTATGATTTGGACTTCAAGAACCCAGCCTCAGATCCTAGCAAATTCCTAGAGCCACAGGCTCTGCAAAATCTGTACCTTGACTTCGTTAAAGAGTTCCCAATTGTCTCAATTGAGGATCCGTTTGACCAAGATGATTGGGCATCTTGGACCTCTATCACTGCTGCAACACCTATTCAGATCGTTGGAGACGATCTCACAGTGACTAATCCCATCCG caTCCAGAAGGCTGTCGACTCCAAAGCCTGCAACTGTTTGCTGCTGAAGGTCAACCAAATTGGTAGTGTTACCGAATCTATCAATGCTCACAAGCTAGCGAAGAGCAACGGATGGGGAACCATGGTGTCTCATCGATCGGGAGAAACTGAGGACACCTTCATTGCTGATCTAGTAGTTGGTCTTTCTACCGGCCAGATTAAAACCGGAGCCCCATGCCGCTCGGAGCGTCTTGCAAAGTACAACCAGATTCTTCGTATTGAAGAGGAGCTTGGAGCTGCTGCGAAATATGCTGGAGAGAAATTCCGCAACCCCACCGCCTAA
- the LOC107220792 gene encoding uncharacterized protein LOC107220792, with protein MAAFRLTLCFLISALCFCSLINAAAVHKLLFEGKLQDGTSSADETRSEAAGIISVENGHAFPESIRERRSNFEGTCHHWAPCGWAVYEPFTRRVEYFLKNTCSCQTSHKCIRTDDDLSISAYVYRCRSNVSATDIESP; from the exons ATGGCTGCGTTTCGACTGACCCTGTGCTTTCTCATCTCCGCGTTGTGCTTCTGCTCGCTGATCAACGCTGCGGCCGTTCACAAATTG TTATTTGAGGGGAAACTGCAGGATGGCACAAGCAGCGCAGACGAGACTCGATCAGAGGCTGCAGGGATCATCAGTGTCGAAAATGGACACGCGTTTCCGGAAAGTATTCGAGAGCGCAGATCCAATTTCGAAGGAACTTGCCACCACTGGGCACCGTGTGGATGGGCGGTTTACGAGCCATTCACAAGGAGGGTGGAGTACTTCCTGAAGAACAC atgCTCGTGCCAAACCTCGCACAAGTGCATAAGAACGGACGACGACTTGTCGATCAGTGCCTACGTCTACAGATGTAGGAGCAACGTTAGCGCGACCGACATCGAGTCGCCGTAA